The following proteins are co-located in the Gavia stellata isolate bGavSte3 chromosome 18, bGavSte3.hap2, whole genome shotgun sequence genome:
- the LOC104253757 gene encoding galanin receptor 2b-like codes for MTEHEDFASLAKYWNSSDSYQFSPASVIVPVVFSLIFLLGTVGNSLVLAVLLRNGQMGHNTTNLFILNLSLADFFFIVFCVPFQATIYSLEGWVFGSFICKAVHFFIYLTMYASSFTLAAVSVDRYLAIRYPLRSRELRTPHNAVAAMAVIWGLSVVFAGPYLSYYDLIEWESSYICMPGWEEWRRKVMDTSTFAFGYVIPVLVISLSYTRTIKYLWTAVDPLEDISESKKAKRKVTKMIIIVTILFCLCWLPYHVVILRYLYGDFPFNQATYAFRLLSHCMAYANSCLNPIVYALVSKHFRKGFKKVFSCLLRKKHRNKVHVVHAAHVVPGFEAGSTEVSQMREENNRCELNPASMAVPSSSSKPPHTS; via the exons ATGACAGAGCATGAGGACTTCGCGAGCTTGGCTAAATACTGGAACTCCTCCGACAGTTACCAGTTCAGCCCTGCCAGTGTCATTGTCCCTGTGGTCTTCTCCCTTATCTTCCTCCTGGGCACAGTGGGCAATAGCCTggtgctggcagtgctgctaCGTAACGGGCAAATGGGCCACAACACTACCAACCTCTTCATTCTCAACCTCAGCCTGGCTGACTTCTTCTTCATTGTCTTCTGCGTGCCTTTCCAGGCCACCATCTACTCCCTTGAGGGCTGGGTCTTCGGCTCCTTCATCTGCAAGGCTGTCCATTTCTTCATCTACCTCACCATGTATGCTAGCAGCTTTACCCTGGCTGCTGTCTCTGTGGACAG GTACCTGGCCATCCGCTATCCACTGCGCTCCCGGGAGCTGCGGACCCCCCACAATGCAGTGGCTGCCATGGCTGTGATCTGGGGCCTCTCTGTGGTCTTTGCTGGGCCCTACCTGAGCTACTATGACCTGATTGAGTGGGAGTCCAGCTACATCTGCATGCCTGGCTGGGAGGAGTGGAGACGCAAGGTCATGGACACCAGCACATTTGCCTTCGGCTATGTCATCCCAGTGCTAGTCATCAGCCTCTCCTACACCAGGACCATCAAGTACCTGTGGACAGCAGTGGACCCCCTGGAGGACATATCAGAGTCCAAGAAGGCCAAGCGGAAGGTAACCAAGATGATCATCATTGTAACCAtccttttctgcctctgctggCTGCCCTACCACGTAGTCATCCTCCGATACCTCTACGGAGACTTCCCCTTCAACCAGGCCACCTACGCCTTCCGCCTGCTTTCCCACTGCATGGCCTATGCCAACTCCTGCCTCAACCCCATCGTCTACGCCCTGGTCTCCAAGCACTTTCGCAAGGGCTTCAAAAAAGTTTTCAGCTGTCTCTTGAGGAAAAAGCACCGCAACAAGGTGCATGTGGTGCACGCTGCCCACGTTGTGCCTGGATTTGAGGCAGGCTCCACCGAAGTGTCCCAGATGCGTGAGGAGAATAACAGGTGTGAGCTGAACCCAGCCTCCATGGCAGTCCCCTCCAGTTCCTCCAAGCCCCCTCATACTTCTTAG